The following proteins come from a genomic window of Nicotiana tomentosiformis chromosome 12, ASM39032v3, whole genome shotgun sequence:
- the LOC138903299 gene encoding uncharacterized protein, whose product MCKLQEDLSIIEEDAHQQQLEFDQQREQFAREKAHWIRSKGQFLAQLEETKSHQHADFEVERRQWMIERAVLNRRIEEYEGRETDMGNALNTTQIWLQNCHMNMGQAREQVLQLAEKAAYIHDDHRHLNNEQVGQQARALVPQLSGVSKGAVVMANDDEIELISDDPQGQSVEQESEEIRKLRQQLSDVYQAWVSGQPPPRGPSEGTSTVPLVTQPPPHATSDHILPPGNRGTFGLGFRPTQADKDKAKHCKKQGWVLQQPIPHIFHTFVKPRFKYGENSEAHANIDEICQDLRQMFFEVNMIHAGEGVANVVPVPKKDGKTRVCVDYRDLNKASPKDNFPLPNIHILVDNCAKHEIQSFVDCYAGYHQILMDEGDAEKTAFTTPWGTYCYRVMPFGLKNAGATYMRAMTTIFHDMMHKEIEVYVDDVIIKSKTQADHVNDLEKFFKRLRRYDLKLNPAKCAFGVPSGKLLGFIVSRRGIELDPSKIKSIRDLPPPKNKKEVMSLLGRLNYISRFIAQLTTTCEPIFKLLKKNAAIKWTDDCQNAFDRIKDYLSKPPVLVPPEPGRPLFLYLSVMDNSFGCVLGQHDATCKKEQAIYYLSKKFTNYEVKYTLLERTCCALTWVAQKLRHYLLAYTTYLISRMDPLKYIFQKPMPTGRLAKWQILLTEFDIVYVTRTAMKAQALADHLAENPVDDEYKPLTTYFPDEEVNSIEEVVPDDNPLWKMYFDGAVNIKGVGIGAILISPIGQYYPATARLRFFCTNNTAEYEACIMGLKMALDLDVHELLVMGDSDLLIRQAQGEWETRDIKLIPYRQCVQDLSKRFKSIEFRYIPRFHNELADALATLASMLPYPGNTHIDPLEIQIRNQHGYCNTIETEPDGEPWYHDIKRFLKMREYPEHAKGDQKRTIRRLANGFFLSGEILYKRTPDLNLLRCVDTTEAKRIMSEVHSGSTGSTPSHQHFTGNFFNIACKKASTKVKNNKSREAEKCIKKLRNELETKHADDLYTPTILNGAL is encoded by the exons atgtgtaagctgcaagaagacttgagtatcattgaagaggatgcgcaccaACAACAATTAGAGTTTGATCAACAGAGAGAGCAGTTTGCAAGGGAAAAGGCCCATTGGATACGTTCAAAGGGTCAGTTTCTTGCACAATTGGAAGAAACGAAAAgtcatcaacatgcagattttgaggttgagcggcgtcagtggatgattgagagagctgtGCTAAACCGCCGGATTGAAGAATATGAGGGACGCGAGACTGATATGGGTaacgccctcaacactacccagatatggttgcagaattgtcacatgaatatggggcaagctagagagcaagtacttcaattggcagAGAAAGCAGCATATATCCATGATgatcatcgtcatctaaacaatgagcaagttggtcaacaggcacgtgccctcgttccacaattgtcgggagt atctaagggagcggtagtaatggccaacgatgatgagatcgagttgatCAGTGACGATCCACAaggtcaatcagttgaacaagagtcagaggaaataagaaaattgagacaacaattgtctgatgtgtatcaagcttgggtgtctggtcagcctccaccccgtggtccctcagagggaacttccaccgtacccctggTCACTCAACCACCGCCTCATGCAACGAGCGACCAcatcctaccaccagg taacaggggtacttttggtttaggcttcaggccaacacaagcagacaaagacaaagccaagcactgCAAGAAGCAagggtgggtcttgcagcaacctatccctcacattttccacacttttgtcaagccacgattcAAATATGGTGAAAATTCCGaggcgcatgcaaacattgatgaaatttgccaagACCTCAGGCAGATGTTTTTTGAAGTGAACATGATCCATGCGGgagaag gggtggcaaatgttgtgcccgtgccaaagaaagatggaaaaactagagtctgtgttgactacagagacctgaacaaagcaagcccgaaggataattttcctttgccgaacatccatattcttgtagataattgcgcaaagcatgagatacagtcgttcgtggattgctatgctgggtaccaccagattctaatggatgagggtgatgcagaaaagaccgctttcaccactccatggggtacctattgttacagggtcatgccattcggtttaaagaatgcaggggcaacttacatgagggccatgaccaccatttttcacgacatgatgcacaaagagattgaagtatatgtcgatgatgtcatcataaaatcaaagacacaggctgaccacgtgaatgatttggaaaagttcttcaaacggcttcgaaggtatgaccttaagctcaatccagccaaatgtgcgtttggggttccatctgggaaactcctcggttttatagtcagtcggagaggcatcgaattggatccatctaagataaagtccattcgagatctgccacccccgaagaacaaaaaggaggtcatgagtttgctcggaaggttgaactacatcagtaggttcatcgctcagctcacaaccacgtgcgagcccatctttaagttgctgaaaaagaatgctgcaatcaagtggacagacgattgccaaaatgcttttgacaggatcaaagattatctatcaaaaccccctgtactggtcccacctgaacctggtagacctttgtttttatatctatcggtgatggataattcttttggatgcgttctggggcaacatgatgcgacatgcaaaaaggaacaagcaatatattatttgagcaagaagttcacaaattatgaggttaagtatacccttttagaaaggacatgttgtgctttgacttgggtcgctcagaagttgagacattatctcttggcctatactacttacctcatatccagaatggatcctctgaagtatattttccaaaagccaatgcccaccggcaggctcgcaaaatggcaaatcctacttacagagttcgacatcgtctatgtcactcgcactgcaatgaaagcacaggctttggccgatcatttggcagagaatccagttgatgatgagtacaagccacttaccacatacttcccagacgaagaggtcaactcaatagaggaagtagttccagacgacaaccctctatggaaaatgtattttgatggagctgtcaatatcaaaggagttgggatcggggcaatcctcatctcacctattggacagtattaccctgcaacagcccgacttcggttcttctgtaccaataatacggcagaatacgaagcatgtatcatgggtttgaaaatggccctcgatctggatgtgcacgaactattggttatgggagattctgacttgcttatccggcaagcccaaggtgaatgggagactcgagacatcaagcttattccatacagacaatgtgtacaagatttgagcaaaagattcaaatccatcgagttcaggtacattcccaggtttcacaacgagctagcagatgctttggctactttagcctcgatgctcccttatccgggaaacacccatatcgatccactagaaatccaaattcggaatcaacacggttactgcaatacaattgagacagaaccagatggtgaaccatggtatcatgacataaaacgattcctgaaaatgagagaatacccagagcacgctaagggagatcaaaaaagaactataaggaggctcgccaacggtttcttcctgagtggggaaattttgtacaaaaggaccccagatttgaacttgttgagatgtgtagataCAACAGAAGCtaagcggatcatgagtgaagtacattcgggg